Below is a genomic region from Medicago truncatula cultivar Jemalong A17 chromosome 3, MtrunA17r5.0-ANR, whole genome shotgun sequence.
CGTTCTAAGCTCAACATTCTGATTCATTTtgtcataatcataataaaCACAATCACTTTATTAAACACAATTAAATTCACTCAAAcacaaaaatgtaattttaatcTGATTCTCCAAAATATTGTAAATTGAACATATCTTTACACACGCTgattctttaattaattttaattttaatctgtACAACATATATTGTCATATCAAAAAGGTTCaattaatataattgttatCCACAAAATGTTATATATTAAACATTTACCAATCATGCTAAGGTTCAAATAATTTGGAACCAATTTTAAAACATGAGCTTCAAAGAAATTCTATAATTCCAAGTCTTTCCTGCTTTTTCAAagtctttcttttaatttgaagctatttaatttttctataaatcATAGCCTATGTTGTCCACATACTTTCTTATCACAGACTTCAAAATTCAAAGTATTCCCTTGCATTTTTCAAACTTTCCCATGTGCCAACATCTTATATAACCACACTACAGCAAGAATCTCTTAACAAATCATAACTCATTTGAACTAGATCTTCCTCTCTGATTCAAACAATTATTCGTGATGACCATTCTTCCTTCACAAATGTCACTTCTTTTGCTTCTACTTTTATCAATAACCATATTCCACAAAACCATGTGCAACAATCCCACAGTTGTTCGATGCAATGAGAATGATCGAGAGACACTGTTAACCTTCAACCAGGGTATCACTGATAGTCTTGGTTGGATATCAACGTGGTCAACCGAAAAAGATTGTTGTGGTTGGGAAGGAGTCCACTGCGACAACATTACCGGAAGAGTTACAAAAATTGATCTCAAACCTAATTTTGAAGATGAGATAATCGATTATTTGTTGAAAGGGGAGATGAATCTTTGTATTCTAGAACTTGAGTTTCTCAGTTACTTGGATTTGAGCCACAATTATTTTGGTGAGATAAGAATTCCAACTATTAAACACAATATCACACATTCATCTAAACTTGTTTACCTTGACTTATCCTACAGCTTAGACACTATCAATAATCTTCATTGGCTTTATCCACTTTCTTCGTTGAAATATCTCACCCTTAGTTGGATTGATCTTCATAAGGAAACCAATTGGCCTCAAATAGTGAATACACTTCCTTCACTATTAGAATTACAGATGAGTCATTGTAACCTAAATAACTTCCCATCTGTTGAGCATTTGAATTTGTCTTCAATTGTAACTCTTGATCTTTCTTACAACAACTTCACCTCTCATATACCTGATGGGTTTTTTAATCTCACCAAAGATCTCACCTCTCTTGACCTTTCATATAGCAATATACATGGTGAGATACCTTCAAGCTTGCTAAACCTTCAAAATTTGAGACACCTTGATCTATCAAATAACCAACTACAAGGGTCAGTTCCAGATGGAATAGGCAAATTAGCACATATTCAACACCTCGATCTCTCTGAAAACCAACTACAAGGATTCATTCTTTCAACTCTAGGAAATCTCCCATCCTTAAATTACTTATCTATTGGTTCGAATAATTTCTCtggtaatattttaaatttatatttttccaaACTCTCTAGTTTAAATCATCTAGACTTGAGTAATTCAAGTTTTGTTTTCCAATTTGATTTGGATTGGGTTCCCCCTTTTCAACTCTCTTACCTTTCATTAAGAAATACAAATCATGGCCCAAACTTTCCATCTTGGATATATACACAAAAGTTACTGCATGTTCTCGACTTATCGAGCTCGGGAATTTCATTCGTAGATAGAAATAAGTTCTCGAGCCTTATAGAAGGAATATATGATGAACTTTATTTGTCAAACAATTTGATTGCAGAAGACATATCTAACCTAACACTGAATTGTTCCGCATTATTTTTGGATCACAATAGTTTCACAGGTGGACTTCCAAACATATCACCAATTGTCGAGTTTGTTGATTTGTCTTACAACTCCTTCTCAGGATCAATTCCACATAGTTGGAAGAACTTGAAAGAACTGACAGTCTTGAACCTGTGGAGTAATAGGCTATCTGGTGAAGTTCCTTTGTACTGCTCTGGTTGGAAGCAATTAAGAGTcat
It encodes:
- the LOC25490680 gene encoding receptor-like protein EIX2, whose protein sequence is MTILPSQMSLLLLLLLSITIFHKTMCNNPTVVRCNENDRETLLTFNQGITDSLGWISTWSTEKDCCGWEGVHCDNITGRVTKIDLKPNFEDEIIDYLLKGEMNLCILELEFLSYLDLSHNYFGEIRIPTIKHNITHSSKLVYLDLSYSLDTINNLHWLYPLSSLKYLTLSWIDLHKETNWPQIVNTLPSLLELQMSHCNLNNFPSVEHLNLSSIVTLDLSYNNFTSHIPDGFFNLTKDLTSLDLSYSNIHGEIPSSLLNLQNLRHLDLSNNQLQGSVPDGIGKLAHIQHLDLSENQLQGFILSTLGNLPSLNYLSIGSNNFSGNILNLYFSKLSSLNHLDLSNSSFVFQFDLDWVPPFQLSYLSLRNTNHGPNFPSWIYTQKLLHVLDLSSSGISFVDRNKFSSLIEGIYDELYLSNNLIAEDISNLTLNCSALFLDHNSFTGGLPNISPIVEFVDLSYNSFSGSIPHSWKNLKELTVLNLWSNRLSGEVPLYCSGWKQLRVMNLGENEFYGTIPIMMSQNLEVVILRDNRFEGTIPPQLFNLSDLFHLDLAHNKLSGSLPHSVYNLTHMVTFHLSLWYSTTIDLFIKGQDYVYHVSPDRRTIDLSSNSLSGEVTLQLFRLVQIQTLNLSHNNLTGTIPKLIGDMKNMESLDLSNNKFYGEIPQSMSFLTFLDYLNLSYNSFDGKIPIGTQLQSFNASSYNGNPKLCGAPLNNCTIKEENPTTATPSTKNEDYDSMKDSLYLGMGVGFAVGFWGICGSIFLIRKCRHAYFRFIDRVAGNLYVTLVVKLNSFRRN